The Brevibacillus choshinensis genome includes a region encoding these proteins:
- the wrbA gene encoding NAD(P)H:quinone oxidoreductase codes for MANVNLAVIYYSSTGTNYQLAQWAEEGAKAAGAEVKVLKVPELAPEAAIAGNPAWKAHVEATKDVPEVTLADLEWADAIIFSIPTRFGNVPGQVKQFLDTTGGLWFHGKLANKVVSAMTSAQNAHGGQEQTILQLYTTMYHWGAIVAAPGYTDPVIFGAGGNPYGTSVTVDQNGKMVEDVSGAVKHQAKRTVTVAEWVKKGIQ; via the coding sequence ATGGCAAACGTAAATTTGGCAGTGATCTATTACAGCTCGACTGGAACAAACTATCAGCTGGCTCAGTGGGCAGAAGAAGGAGCGAAAGCCGCAGGAGCAGAGGTCAAAGTATTGAAAGTACCGGAATTGGCACCAGAGGCAGCAATCGCAGGCAATCCTGCTTGGAAAGCGCACGTGGAAGCAACCAAGGATGTACCGGAAGTAACACTGGCTGATCTGGAATGGGCAGACGCAATCATCTTCAGTATCCCCACTCGTTTTGGTAACGTACCAGGTCAAGTGAAACAATTCCTCGATACGACAGGTGGACTTTGGTTCCACGGGAAGCTGGCCAATAAAGTCGTGAGCGCGATGACTTCCGCTCAAAACGCGCACGGTGGCCAAGAACAAACGATTCTCCAACTGTACACCACGATGTACCACTGGGGAGCAATTGTTGCAGCACCGGGTTACACCGATCCAGTCATTTTCGGAGCAGGTGGCAACCCTTATGGAACGAGTGTAACCGTCGACCAGAACGGAAAAATGGTGGAAGATGTGAGCGGCGCAGTCAAGCATCAGGCGAAACGTACCGTTACGGTCGCTGAATGGGTGAAAAAAGGCATCCAGTAA
- a CDS encoding MarR family winged helix-turn-helix transcriptional regulator: protein MKREDGNNDELSLKLFVILSRAYRSISDFVTDDMKRYGLNPSEFMVLELLYHKGEQPIQHIGKKVLLASGSMTYVIDKLESKKLLERKLCKEDRRVIYASITDAGRKLMDEIFPQHRAVIETLFEGLTTDQKNTMIDLLKETGLRVADLKK from the coding sequence GTGAAAAGAGAAGATGGTAACAACGACGAACTCTCATTGAAATTGTTCGTGATCCTGTCGAGAGCCTATCGTTCCATCAGCGATTTTGTGACGGATGATATGAAACGATACGGATTGAATCCATCCGAGTTTATGGTACTGGAGCTGCTGTATCATAAAGGGGAGCAGCCCATCCAGCATATCGGCAAAAAAGTGTTGTTGGCGAGTGGCAGTATGACCTATGTGATCGATAAGCTGGAATCCAAGAAATTATTGGAACGCAAGCTTTGTAAGGAGGATCGACGTGTCATTTATGCCTCGATCACCGATGCAGGGCGAAAGTTGATGGATGAAATTTTTCCTCAGCATCGTGCCGTTATCGAGACTCTCTTTGAAGGATTGACGACTGATCAAAAGAATACGATGATCGACCTATTAAAAGAGACAGGGTTGAGAGTAGCAGATTTAAAAAAGTAA